The Flavobacterium sp. 102 genomic interval TACCATTGCTCATTTCTATGGTATATTTTCCAACGGCTGTTAATGCTTGTTGCAATTGCTCTGTTGGAATATGTTTTTCCATCGTTATTGTTGCTATTGGCGGATTTAATGAAACCTTAGCTTCAACGCCATCAATAGTATTCAATGTTTTTTCGACTTTGGTGCGACAACCATCACAAGTCATTCCGGTAATGTTATAGGTATGTATCATCTTTTTGTTATTTTAATACAAATTTCCAGTTTAACAGTTTTTTGGACTTGCACAATTTTGGGTTTGATTTGCAAGATTTATAAATCTTCTATTTGCTTTCTTTTGATCGATTTTAAATTCTTAAAGTAGGTTGGTGAAAAGCCAGTTGCTTTTTTGAATTGGTTACTCAAATGGGAAACGCTACTATAATTTAAAGAATAGGCAATCTCACTTAATGAGAGTTCATCATAAATGATTAACTCTTTTATTTTCTCAACTTTTTGATTGATAAAATACTTCTCAATAGTTGTGTTTTCTACTTCTGAAAATAAATTGCTTAAAGTATTGTAATCCTGATGCAGTTGTTGTGCAAGATAATCGGATAAATTACTTTTCAAATCGTTGTTTTTGTTCTGAACCAAATCAATGATGAGTGTTTTAATCCTATCGATAGTTTTACTTTTCTTATCATCAATTAAATCAAAGCCAATAGCACGAAGGTTTTTGAGCAATTCCTGTTTTTGGCTTTCCTGAATGTCATTTTCCAATTCAACTTCACCCAATTCAACTGCGATAGGGTTAATTCCCATGTTTTCAAAAACTGATCTCACTACCATTTTGCAGCGACTACAAACCATATTCTTTATATAAAGTTTCATAGTAGATTCCTTTAGCGTACATACTGTAAAACTAACCCTGCTAAGAATTTAGCAAGGTTAATTTAATTTTCAAGGTGTATTCCTTTTACTTAGTATTAGCTTCACCTTCGGTAACAGGCTCTGTCAATTTCATACCACATTTTGGGCATTCATCATTCAATTTCCCTTTAACTTCAGGATGCATTGGACAGGCATATAATTCTGCTGTTACTTTAGAATCCACTTTGGTGGTATCAATTGGAGTTGTAGCAGTATCATTACTTGTTTCCATTGGAATTTCTGTTGATTCTTCTTTATTTTTTTGGTTACATGAAACCAATACGAAAGCCATTACTATGGCTGAAAAGATTACTTTTTTCATTTTATTATTTTTTAAGTTATTTAATAGTCTCCACCGTTTTGCCACAGGTTAGCATTTGTGAACCGTAATAGGGGTTTTTAATTGAATTTTCTTTGCTTAGCCAGTTAGCACCTTTCCCATCATTTGCCATTGGGCAGAACTGATAAAAAGTTGGCGTTTCCTGTTTAGCAACTTTTATTAAATCGTAAATGCTTTTTGATAAGGTCATAAAATGGTCTCTTTGATGTCCTGCGTCTTTAGTGTCTGAAATATGTTCAGCATCCTCTTTAAGGTTTGCAACAACTTTCATCCAAACCATGTGAACATCCATTTCCAATTTTTCCATTTTGACATTATTAATTGCTGAAAGCATTTCTTTTGCTTTTTCCGATGCAGTACTGCCATCAGTTTTTACTAAAGCATCTTTTATTGCAAAATAATTATCGAAAATAGATTGAAGTTGATTTGAATCCTGCTGTACAGGCATAGAAGGAGTGTTTTCCATCACCATTTTATTTTCTTCGGTTTTAACTGGTATTTTTGCCTGACGCTCATATTGACAACATCCGGGAAGTTTCGAATAAGCTTCATTAGGAGCAAGGAATTTTTCACTGTCATAACCTGCCAATGCAATTCGTTTAAGTATCGCTTCCTGACTGGTTTGCTTCTCATCATAAGTTAAAGTAGCCATACTGGTGTCTTTATCCCAATCCACTTTGGCAATCTTATTGATGCTTCCTACTTTTTCAATTGCTGTTTCACACATACCACAATTGCCATATATTTTGACTTTTTCAGTAGTTGCATTTTTTATTTGTGCCTTGCACAAGTTGAACGATAACAATACGGTAATTGCTATCAATGTTTTTGATATTAGATTCATAGTGAAAATTTTAATTTTTGGAAATAATAATTTTGAAAGCAAACGCTTTCAATTAGCCACAACTATGGCTGTCAAGAATTGAAATTTAGCTTATTTTAGGTATAAGCCACATTGAATAGAAACCATTAGAAGTATTGGTTTCTGACATATAGAACTTTTCTTTTTTATCAAAAAAATCAAATCTGTTTAGATTAAGTTCTATTTCATTATTAAGAATAGAACTAACACTAATAGTAGAGGTAGTGCAATTTGAATGTCCGCACTTTCCACCACAACCATTATGTTTTTTGTTTTTTGCTTTACTACAACAACAATCCTTTAATGATTTTGATGAGTTTTCCTTTTTGCAAGAATGCTTTTCTGTTTTATTAGTAGAGCTACCACAAGCATAAAGACTGTTAGGCATACAGAATAAGCCAAAAAGAAGTAATAATATGAAATAGTGTTTTTTCATTGTGTTAATGCAAATTTAGTTAAAATCCTATAATCATAATCAAAAGTTCTTGTTAAAGAGTGTTTGCTATTGTTAACAATGCATCACAAATATAAGCCAAAACCTCAACTCAATGCTATATTTTCAAACTGTATTGACATTACTTCGCAGTAACTAAAATTTCATACGTTGAATTCTAACTGCATTAAGTATAGCCAATAATGCAACTCCGACATCAGCAAAAACCGCTTCCCACATAGTTGCTAAGCCACCAGCGCCAAGAATTAAAACAATCCCTTTTACTACAAATGCTAATGTGATGTTTTGCCAAACTATTTTTTTGGTTTGCTTACCGATATTGATAGCCATTGCTATTTTACTTGGTTTATCATCCTGAATCACTATATCAGCGGTTTCAATAGTGGCATCACTGCCTAAACCACCCATAGCAATACCAACATCGCTTAATGCAACCACAGGAGCATCATTAACACCATCACCAACAAAGGCAACAGTTTCATTTTTGGCTTTAATTTCCTTAACCTTGTTTACCTTATCTTCAGGCAACAAATTGCCAAAAGCGTTTGCTATGCCTAATTTATCTGCCACAAATTTAACAACGGTGCTTTTATCGCCACTTAACATTGTTGTTCTCACATTCAATGCCTTTAGTTTGTTAATGGTTTCCTGAGCATCTTTTTTGATAACATCGGCTATTGTGATATAACCAACAAACTTTTTATCATAGGCAACAGCAATAAGCGTGTAAACGATTGAATTTGGGTCTATGTCGTATGGAATGGAAAATTTATCCATAAGCTTAAAGTTTCCAACTAAAAGGCTCTTTCCGTCAACTGTTGCTTTCAAGCCGTGCCCTGAAATTTCCTCAACTTTACTAAGTTTGATTGAAGTGTCAACTTTGCCAACAAATTCGTGTATGGCGGTTGCTACCGGATGCGTGCTTTGACTTTCTAAGGCATTTACCATTTTTAGTATTTCCTTTTCTTTGAACTGCTTATCAAATACAACTTCCTGTACTTTGAAAACGCCTTCAGTCATTGTTCCGGTTTTATCCATTACAACGTTTTGCACAGTAGCAATAACATCGAGGAAATTACTTCCTTTGAACAATATTCCGTTTCTACTCGCAGCACCGATTCCACCAAAATAGCCTAATGGTATAGAGATTACTAAGGCGCAAGGGCAGGAAATAACCAAGAATATTAAAGCACGGTATAACCAATTTGAAAAGATGTAATTCTCAACAAAGAAGTAAGGCAGAAGCGCTATCAAAACGGCTAATAAAACGACAATAGGAGTATAGATTTTGGCAAACTTCCTAATGAATAATTCGGTTGGTGCTTTTTGTGCTGTTGCATTTTGCACCAATTCCAATATTTTTGAAAGCTTACTATCTTTATAGGCTGTGGTAACCTTTACCTGTGAAACTTTTGTTAGGTTAATCATTCCAGCTAAAACCGTTTCTCCTTTTGCCTTTGTATCAGGTTTGCTTTCACCTGTTAGCGCTGAGGTATTAAAGGAAGCAGAATCAGAAATCAATTCACCATCCAAACCTAACTTTTCACCAGCTTTTAATTGGATAATGTCACCAATTTTAGCATCAGTGGCTTTTATGGTTTGTGTATCAGAACCGATCAAAATTGTTACCTCATCCGGTCTTTGGTCTAATAGTGATTTGATATTGGCTTTTGCCCTTGTGACCGCTAAAGTTTGAAAAACCTCACCAACAGAATAAAAGAGCATTACAGCAACCGCTTCAGGATATTCGCCAATGGCAAACGCTCCAATAGTAGCTATAACCATCAAAAGAAATTCTGAAAATATTTCACCTTCCCTGATGCTTTCAAATGCTTCTTTCATTACAGGAAAACCAACAGGAATATAGGCGATTACATACCATACAATTCTTAACCAGCCTGTAAACCAAACAGGAGTAAAATAGTAGTCAAAAGCAATAGCCACTAAAAGCAATACCAATGAGATGATTGAAGGCAAAAACATTTTGAAAGTGCTTTCATTTGCATTGTGGCTATGGTCGTGACCGTCATCCTCTGGATGTTCGTGATGCTTTTTGCTTTTGGTAGTACAGCAACTATCATCCTGAATCAAATCTTTTGCACCGGCTTTGGTATAGATTTTTTCTTCCTGAGTGCAACAGAGTTGCTTTCCCTGAGCATCATATTTGTGTTGATGTTTCATTTTTTTAAGCTTTACAGCATCCATCAAGAGAAGCTATACCTTCAGCAGTAGCTTTTACCTCATCAGCATCATACCCCAACTTAGAAATTCCTTCTTTGATTTCCTGCAAAGTTGCTTTCTTTGGGTTGTAATAAATAGTGAAAGTCATATTCTTATCATCAAGCTCATACATCTTAACACCTTTTATTTTCAGCATTTCAGTACTGAATTTTAATCCACAGGTTTCACATTGTTTGCAATGGCTACAATGTAAGGTTGTTTTGATTACTGCTTTTTGGTTACTCTTTTGAGCAATGGCAGTGTTAGAAACTAATAGCAATGTGAATAATAATACTGCTGATTTTAATACATTTTTCATTTTATGATATTTAGATTTAGAATTTCAATTTTATCCCTCCATTAATCGTTGCACCTTCGGTATGCGTCCAAATATCGTCGAAAGTTGGGTTGCTGTGCGAACCACTAACAACAGGCTTATACTTACTTTGGCGGGTATCGGTGAAATTCTCAAAGTTTATAAAAAAGGAATAGTTCTTCCACAAAGTTTTTTCAGCCATAAATCCAAATTCCCAAAATGTGGAAGTTTGTGTTCCGTTGTATAAATATTGTTTGTCAGTAAAAAAACCTTCCAAACCAAGTTTGAAATTGTGTTCCTTCTCAAAAATCAATGCCATATTTAGCTTGTTTTTTGGCAGTAGGGGTAAGAACTGATTACCTGATAAATACTTCCCTTTAGCATCAGTAAAAGTGTACCCAACAAAGAACTTTAAATCTTCTTTGAAAATGAACTTAACATTGGTTTCAAAGCCATTGCTTACTATTGGCTTTTCAGCATTAATAAAGGAAATGCTACTGCCATTATTTTGCAAAATCAATGGCTTGTTTATTTGTGTCAGGAAAAGCATTTGATTAATGCTAAAAACAAAATCTTCTGAAATGTTGGTTCTGAAGTTTACATCAGTTGTACCGCCAATACTTTTCTCTGATTTCACATTGTTAAGAGCTTCTACATTTTGATATTGGATGGTTTCCGTTTGTTCTGTAAAAATGGTTGGGATTTTGTACCCTAAACCACCGCCAATTCTCGAACTCCATTTGCTGTTGAATTTGAACAATGCCGATACTTTTGGCAATATGAAAGTTTGGTTTTTCGAAAAGTTAGGATTGGAATAACTAACATTGTCAATACGTAATCCATTTTCAAGTTTAATGTTCTCTGAAATATCCCAAGTCTGCTGAATATAAGCGCCTGTTGTAAATGATTTTGAATCGAGCGTGGAAATATTTTTTTGCTCGAAATTATCATACAAAATATTCAACCCTGCAATTATAGTTTGTTTTTTAGTATTCCACAGATAAGAAGCATCAGTGAAAACATTTGTATTAAACCCTGCAAATTCATAATTAGGGATGTTTATTTTTCTGTCAAAGATACTCAGGCTTTGTTTGAGTTTGAAACTGTTTTTCCCGGCCATTATTTTGTCAAATTCAAAGACTGTTGTGTTTCTTATCGTTTCGTTTTTTTCAAAATAGGTATGTAAGTCATTGGAACTTCCAGCAATTACAAACATATCACCACCTGTCATTGATGCTTTAGTAAAACTATTACCAAGCATAAAGGTTGTTGTTTCGTTAGGGTAATAGAATATTTTTGGATTAATGGTGAAATTATTGGATTTTGGGGTTTCTGAAAAATCATCATTATCTACATCATAAGCTTTTTGAAGGTTAAGCAACCCTAAAACCGTATAACCAAATTTCCCTTTGCGCTCTGAAGCATAAGCTCCAAAATTGGATTGTCTAATATTGGAATGGTTTAGTATGAAATTGTATTCTCCTTCTTCGCTTGGAGTTTTAGAAATGAAGTTTACTACTCCGGCGATAGCACCACCACCAAATAAAGTAGATGCCGGACCTTTTATAACCTCAACCTGTTTTAAGTCAAGAGGTGGGATTTCGAGTATGCTCAAACCACTTGCGAAGTTTCCAAAATTTGGATAACCATCTTTTAATAGTTGTGTGTACCTACCATCTAATCCTTGAACACGAATACTTGCATTTCCGCTTGTAGCTGACGTTTGCTGAACTTGTAAACCTGTGCTTTCGTGAAGAACCATTGATACATTTCCAGGTTTCATATTACCTTTTTCGTCTAATTCTTCGGCATCAATTGTTTCAATCCTTGTTGGTGTGTTCCTGATTGTTCGGCTTGTTCTTGTTGATTGAACCTTAACTTCTTCAAGTTCTTCAGGTTCTTTTTCTTTTTTTATAGTGTCATTTTGGACTTGTGCCATACTGCAAATGCTAAATAGCAAAAGCAATGGCAGAGCAATTTTTGTCATTATGATGATTATTAGTTAAATAAATAGAGTGCTTATTATCTCTTAAAAGAGAGTGAGTTCATTTAACTAATTTTTGGCGGTTGCCAAATACTTCCGTAGAAATTGGAATGAAAGGCTGAAGTGTAGATTGAATCTGTAGATTGAATTTGTTCAAACTGAACAGGAAAATCATAGACGATTGTAGGAACATAAGACAATGTTACCCCTGAACAACAATTACAAATGCAAAAAGGAGAGCATAAGTCATTATCCTTATTGTGAGAACGATTTTCATTTTCCGATGATAGAATAACTGTTGAATGTCCTGCACTTCCAATTTCGACATCAACGCAAGGAATAGCCGAAAGAGTAAAAATATAGATGGATAATATGACAGTTAACAATTTCACAATGGTAAAATTAACAGATATTTTCTAAAAATCTAATAATTGAAGAAAAGTTTATAATAGAGTCAAAAATATAAGTACTGTTAACTAAAACCCAAATGACGGGGCTTTTGGTAACCACACTATGATGGTTCTTTTTCTGCTTTTAAATCCAATCCTTTCACAAGTTCAGAAAGATCAGCATCAAGCGCACGGGAAAAGCGAAGCAAAAGATTAAAAGTAATGCTTTGTTTGTTTTGAAAAACCTTTCTAACAGCACCTTCTGAACATTTTGAAGCACGAGCGAATGCCGACTTATTGCCTTCGAATTTCACGAGGAAAATCTCGTAAATCCGTTGGCTAAGTTGTGCCTCGCTATTATCAATTTGATTCTGCATGAAGCAAAGAAAACAAACGAGCGGGTTAATTTTCTTCTTCTGACACGTACTATAGTACGAACTTTTACTATATTTGATTTCTTTTTAAAATGTTTGAATCAAATCTTAAAGGGAACGCCATGAAGACTATACTTTTCGTCATTCTTATTTCGTGCAGTAGTTACTCGCAAAATCAGACTGCAAATCAAAAACTACAACCTTTATCTGGTGATGTTATTTTGCCTGAAGAAAAATCTTTGTCAAAGCCTAATACTACCCAAATTGAACTTCTTCGTGAGGCTGGGAAAAAAGAACGAGAAGCATACAAAAAACTGCAAGACAGTGCACAGGTAGCATTTAAACAAAATGACTTTAAGAACTGCATTTATCTATACGAAAAGGCAAGTGGCATAAACCAATACCTATCTGATGCTTCATTCATGTATATCGCCGCTGTGTCGTGCTTTAAAATTTCGATTGAACTGGATGACAGGAAATATCGCAAACGGGCGAAACATCTACTCAAACAAGCAGACTATAAAGGCTATGTTGATGCTCGAATTTTTTTAAAGGACAATTTTTAAATTATCCCACTACATACTTTTTTTTTAATTTAAAATACGCTATGACCGTTTTTCTGCAAGTGTAATATGTGCATATTTTCAACTGTCTAAAACCAAGTCTTACGCGCGCGCGTAGATTATGCCATAATGCATAGGCGCGGGGCGATTAAATACATCTACAAACTTGAACTATTTTAGGTGTGTTGTTTATAAAAATGGTTTGCTGATGGTGTTGAAATATCCGGCACATTTGTTTAAAACCTAAAGATGATATGTGACCATAGTTGCGACCATACCCACCCGTCGAAAATTGCTTTTCAAAAGGAAAACCGAATTGTTTTAGGGGATGGGGTATTTCTTATTGAAAAGCGTTGTAGGTTTTTGACTTTTTTTCTCGGAATGTATAGTATTTGAGGTTATAATGCCGCGGCATTTACCGCGGCATTTACCACGGCATTGCCACGGCATTACCACGGCTCTAACATGGTACTGTAACTGGTATCAGCACTGTAATGCAATGGAAAAGCTGCGGCCATGAATTCCGAATACACCATCTTTGTTTTGTTTCTTTTTTTTATCTTATTTTTTTTTTAATACAGTATCTTACTTTAGTATGTTTGTAGAATATCTTTATATAGGTCGTGTCTCTGGAATCATTCCGCTCTGATTCTTTCCAATGCCTTCTTTAAAGCAATATCTTCTTCTGTTTTCAATTTTTTTTTCAAGTTCTTCTCTCGGTTCATTTCGGCATGCAAAATTAAATCCTCAAGAAGCATGTCGAACGCCACATAAAAGCCGCGCATTCGTCTCCCGTAGGTCACTAAGTACCATTTTAATTTTAGATTATTTTTTATTTTGTTAAGTCGATACTCTTTACAGTATTTTTGTAGCGCAGGAGATATTTCGGATTGTTCACATGTTTTGATTTTCCCGTCCATCCGTGCAATAAAAAACTCATTAGTAATTTTACAATAAGGCTTTTTTCCGAGAATGCTCTTAATCGAAAGAAAAGCCAGCAAAGCAACTTTCTCAAACTCCGATTTGTGATTTTTTCGAAAATCCCAATAGGTAGTTGTATTAATTCCACACTTAGGACTATTTTGCGGCAAAGAATCATAAAGTTCCATTCCACGGTCGTAAGTTGCCTGAAAGTCTCTTAAAGATGCCTTGTGAAACTTTGCTGCAACATTCATTGCGTTCTCGATGTTGTACTCATGACAATCGAGGCTAATGGCGTGAGAGTATAAGCTATAACTTATAATATTTTTTAGGACAGCAGGAGTGTCATCAAGGAAACCGTGAAGTAACTGTATTGGAAAGTTAAAGTAACGAGTATCTTTTTTTTTCATTGCACCCTTATTTTAAAGGCTGCAAACAGCGTTCAACTTCTGACCTACGAAAATATACTCGATTTCCTATACCGTAGGAAATCAACTTTTCGGCTTTCTTCCAATTGTTGACTGTCGAAATACTAACCTTCAGCAGTTTGGCGACATCTTCGCGTGTCAACCACTCGTCAGGCTGTAGGTGCTTAAATTCATTAAAGAAATTTTGTAATTGTCCTTTTACCGCTGAAGCGATTTCCTCTTTAAGTTGTTGAGGTTCGATTTGTGTGAATTGGATAGAGTTCATTTTTTTTGGGTTTTAAATTTTACCCGACAAACTTCTATCTATTGCTTCATACCTACACTTGATATAACGTTAACCTAACGTGCGATTATTTTTGGAGATCGCGCAATGAGGAAGCTTTAAGAGTATCCAAATACTTACTTTCGTTTCCTTCATTTCTTTTATTGAGGTCATTCCTATACTTGTAAATGTGTGTGAGTTCGACG includes:
- a CDS encoding AraC family transcriptional regulator codes for the protein MVVRSVFENMGINPIAVELGEVELENDIQESQKQELLKNLRAIGFDLIDDKKSKTIDRIKTLIIDLVQNKNNDLKSNLSDYLAQQLHQDYNTLSNLFSEVENTTIEKYFINQKVEKIKELIIYDELSLSEIAYSLNYSSVSHLSNQFKKATGFSPTYFKNLKSIKRKQIEDL
- a CDS encoding DUF3347 domain-containing protein, producing MNLISKTLIAITVLLSFNLCKAQIKNATTEKVKIYGNCGMCETAIEKVGSINKIAKVDWDKDTSMATLTYDEKQTSQEAILKRIALAGYDSEKFLAPNEAYSKLPGCCQYERQAKIPVKTEENKMVMENTPSMPVQQDSNQLQSIFDNYFAIKDALVKTDGSTASEKAKEMLSAINNVKMEKLEMDVHMVWMKVVANLKEDAEHISDTKDAGHQRDHFMTLSKSIYDLIKVAKQETPTFYQFCPMANDGKGANWLSKENSIKNPYYGSQMLTCGKTVETIK
- a CDS encoding heavy metal translocating P-type ATPase encodes the protein MKHQHKYDAQGKQLCCTQEEKIYTKAGAKDLIQDDSCCTTKSKKHHEHPEDDGHDHSHNANESTFKMFLPSIISLVLLLVAIAFDYYFTPVWFTGWLRIVWYVIAYIPVGFPVMKEAFESIREGEIFSEFLLMVIATIGAFAIGEYPEAVAVMLFYSVGEVFQTLAVTRAKANIKSLLDQRPDEVTILIGSDTQTIKATDAKIGDIIQLKAGEKLGLDGELISDSASFNTSALTGESKPDTKAKGETVLAGMINLTKVSQVKVTTAYKDSKLSKILELVQNATAQKAPTELFIRKFAKIYTPIVVLLAVLIALLPYFFVENYIFSNWLYRALIFLVISCPCALVISIPLGYFGGIGAASRNGILFKGSNFLDVIATVQNVVMDKTGTMTEGVFKVQEVVFDKQFKEKEILKMVNALESQSTHPVATAIHEFVGKVDTSIKLSKVEEISGHGLKATVDGKSLLVGNFKLMDKFSIPYDIDPNSIVYTLIAVAYDKKFVGYITIADVIKKDAQETINKLKALNVRTTMLSGDKSTVVKFVADKLGIANAFGNLLPEDKVNKVKEIKAKNETVAFVGDGVNDAPVVALSDVGIAMGGLGSDATIETADIVIQDDKPSKIAMAINIGKQTKKIVWQNITLAFVVKGIVLILGAGGLATMWEAVFADVGVALLAILNAVRIQRMKF
- a CDS encoding helix-turn-helix domain-containing protein, which produces MNSIQFTQIEPQQLKEEIASAVKGQLQNFFNEFKHLQPDEWLTREDVAKLLKVSISTVNNWKKAEKLISYGIGNRVYFRRSEVERCLQPLK
- a CDS encoding TonB-dependent siderophore receptor yields the protein MTKIALPLLLLFSICSMAQVQNDTIKKEKEPEELEEVKVQSTRTSRTIRNTPTRIETIDAEELDEKGNMKPGNVSMVLHESTGLQVQQTSATSGNASIRVQGLDGRYTQLLKDGYPNFGNFASGLSILEIPPLDLKQVEVIKGPASTLFGGGAIAGVVNFISKTPSEEGEYNFILNHSNIRQSNFGAYASERKGKFGYTVLGLLNLQKAYDVDNDDFSETPKSNNFTINPKIFYYPNETTTFMLGNSFTKASMTGGDMFVIAGSSNDLHTYFEKNETIRNTTVFEFDKIMAGKNSFKLKQSLSIFDRKINIPNYEFAGFNTNVFTDASYLWNTKKQTIIAGLNILYDNFEQKNISTLDSKSFTTGAYIQQTWDISENIKLENGLRIDNVSYSNPNFSKNQTFILPKVSALFKFNSKWSSRIGGGLGYKIPTIFTEQTETIQYQNVEALNNVKSEKSIGGTTDVNFRTNISEDFVFSINQMLFLTQINKPLILQNNGSSISFINAEKPIVSNGFETNVKFIFKEDLKFFVGYTFTDAKGKYLSGNQFLPLLPKNKLNMALIFEKEHNFKLGLEGFFTDKQYLYNGTQTSTFWEFGFMAEKTLWKNYSFFINFENFTDTRQSKYKPVVSGSHSNPTFDDIWTHTEGATINGGIKLKF
- a CDS encoding XRE family transcriptional regulator is translated as MQNQIDNSEAQLSQRIYEIFLVKFEGNKSAFARASKCSEGAVRKVFQNKQSITFNLLLRFSRALDADLSELVKGLDLKAEKEPS
- a CDS encoding DUF6660 family protein, with product MKLLTVILSIYIFTLSAIPCVDVEIGSAGHSTVILSSENENRSHNKDNDLCSPFCICNCCSGVTLSYVPTIVYDFPVQFEQIQSTDSIYTSAFHSNFYGSIWQPPKIS
- a CDS encoding heavy-metal-associated domain-containing protein; the protein is MKNVLKSAVLLFTLLLVSNTAIAQKSNQKAVIKTTLHCSHCKQCETCGLKFSTEMLKIKGVKMYELDDKNMTFTIYYNPKKATLQEIKEGISKLGYDADEVKATAEGIASLDGCCKA
- a CDS encoding heavy metal-binding domain-containing protein; this encodes MKKVIFSAIVMAFVLVSCNQKNKEESTEIPMETSNDTATTPIDTTKVDSKVTAELYACPMHPEVKGKLNDECPKCGMKLTEPVTEGEANTK